Proteins encoded by one window of Candidatus Bathyarchaeota archaeon:
- the larC gene encoding nickel pincer cofactor biosynthesis protein LarC: MDETKRILVTDCRVSGVAGDMILGALIDLGANAERVVSAIKSLEKPEFGYKNIKVNINQVMRGEFRATQIDVTSEVTQKRRGNELIDIVEKAACDLALSAKAKDFASKVIRTLVGAEADLHKTSFDEAHLHEVAKVDTAAEILGCAVALDDLGLFDATIYSTPVAVGGGTFKFSHGTVSSPAPAALAILSSRNFAFEGGPVEAELATPTGVSILVNLVNSVERFYPAVVPLRVGYGAGTKDFAGFPAVLRLTLGKALDGGFLRDEVAVLETNVDDVTGEVLGYTVDKLFSEGAKDVSIIPMFTKKNRPGQIIKVIADQTDVARLTKVLIDETGTLGVRVYPCTRHIINREVHAVDLAVGGNKEMVKVKVARNLSGDVIRIKPEYEDLKRLAEKTKMPLRELSDLVISRTFEVLKSKS; this comes from the coding sequence ATGGATGAAACTAAACGGATTCTTGTGACTGACTGTCGTGTTTCTGGAGTTGCAGGAGACATGATTTTAGGCGCTCTAATTGACCTTGGTGCCAACGCTGAACGGGTTGTCTCTGCCATTAAGTCTTTGGAGAAGCCAGAGTTCGGCTACAAAAACATCAAAGTAAACATCAATCAGGTAATGCGCGGGGAATTCAGAGCAACACAAATTGATGTCACTTCTGAGGTAACTCAAAAGCGGCGTGGCAACGAACTCATAGATATAGTTGAAAAAGCCGCATGCGACCTTGCGCTATCAGCCAAAGCCAAAGACTTCGCTTCTAAAGTTATTCGCACACTTGTAGGTGCAGAGGCAGATTTGCACAAAACATCGTTTGATGAGGCTCATTTGCACGAGGTTGCCAAGGTGGACACTGCGGCTGAAATTCTTGGTTGCGCCGTGGCGCTGGATGATTTAGGCTTGTTTGATGCAACGATTTACTCTACTCCTGTTGCTGTGGGCGGAGGTACCTTCAAGTTTTCGCATGGCACCGTTTCAAGTCCTGCTCCAGCGGCGCTGGCGATTTTGTCTTCTAGAAATTTTGCGTTTGAGGGCGGTCCAGTTGAGGCTGAACTTGCAACTCCAACGGGGGTTTCGATTTTGGTTAATTTGGTGAATTCGGTTGAGCGCTTTTATCCTGCGGTTGTGCCTTTGCGAGTTGGTTATGGTGCGGGAACAAAGGATTTTGCTGGGTTTCCTGCTGTTTTACGTCTGACACTTGGAAAGGCTTTGGATGGTGGGTTTTTGCGAGATGAAGTTGCCGTTTTGGAAACCAATGTTGATGATGTGACAGGTGAAGTGTTAGGTTACACTGTTGACAAACTGTTCAGCGAAGGCGCTAAAGATGTGAGCATAATCCCAATGTTTACTAAGAAAAATAGGCCTGGACAAATCATAAAAGTTATCGCTGACCAAACCGATGTTGCGCGCCTTACAAAAGTGCTTATTGATGAGACTGGTACGTTGGGGGTGCGAGTTTACCCTTGCACGCGGCACATTATAAACCGCGAGGTGCACGCTGTTGATTTGGCTGTAGGCGGCAACAAGGAAATGGTCAAAGTTAAAGTTGCAAGAAACCTTAGCGGAGATGTAATCCGCATAAAGCCTGAGTATGAAGACCTCAAACGGTTGGCGGAAAAAACTAAGATGCCTCTGCGTGAGCTTTCGGATTTGGTTATTTCGCGCACATTTGAGGTTTTAAAAAGTAAAAGTTGA
- the larB gene encoding nickel pincer cofactor biosynthesis protein LarB, whose translation MSSLREILEKVAGKELSPVEAEKLLQLLAIDEVGCLAKLDGNRQLRKGAPEVVLAEGKSPSDAMEIAKKMLANCGRAIVSRCTNEHIQALKDAFSSDAVLEVNEKARIVVAKKKSFVNSKNGGRIGILTAGTSDIPVAEEAKIIAQEMGCTVFSTYDVGVAGIHRLLEPVKELIAKDVDAVIVVAGREGALASVVTGLVDVPVVAVPTSNSYGFGEKGLSALMAMLQSCSLGLAVVNIDGGVAAGAMAALIANHAAKFRKNT comes from the coding sequence ATGAGCTCGCTACGAGAAATTCTAGAAAAGGTTGCTGGCAAGGAGCTTTCGCCAGTTGAAGCTGAGAAACTGCTTCAGTTACTTGCGATTGACGAGGTTGGATGTTTAGCCAAACTGGATGGCAACAGGCAACTTAGAAAAGGTGCCCCAGAGGTAGTTTTGGCTGAAGGCAAATCACCAAGCGACGCAATGGAAATAGCCAAAAAAATGCTTGCCAATTGTGGAAGGGCGATTGTTAGCAGATGCACAAATGAGCATATCCAAGCGCTTAAAGACGCCTTTAGCAGTGATGCCGTACTTGAGGTTAATGAAAAAGCACGAATAGTTGTGGCAAAAAAGAAAAGCTTTGTGAATAGCAAAAACGGCGGAAGAATCGGGATTTTAACAGCTGGGACCTCAGACATCCCAGTGGCAGAAGAAGCAAAAATTATCGCGCAAGAAATGGGCTGCACAGTCTTCTCCACCTACGATGTTGGCGTTGCAGGAATCCACAGGCTTCTTGAACCAGTAAAAGAGCTAATCGCAAAAGACGTTGATGCCGTTATTGTCGTTGCTGGACGTGAAGGCGCGTTGGCTTCAGTGGTTACTGGGCTTGTGGATGTTCCAGTGGTTGCTGTTCCGACTTCGAACAGTTACGGTTTTGGAGAGAAAGGCTTGAGTGCGTTGATGGCTATGCTTCAGTCTTGCTCGTTGGGGTTAGCGGTTGTTAACATTGATGGCGGTGTGGCTGCTGGAGCAATGGCGGCTTTGATTGCTAATCATGCGGCAAAGTTTAGAAAAAACACGTAG
- a CDS encoding energy-coupling factor ABC transporter permease produces MHIPDGFLTMEVAIAAFIIAIIFWVISFKYIKLSDRQVPMMGLLTALFFAAMMMNYPIIGGTTAHLLGAAAIGLILGPFAGCISMTVILVLQAFLFGDGGLIALGANVLNMGVIGVFIPCILFLALNKGFKIQSSISLFGAIFASAFAGDVLAAISAGTQLGLSVPVFQYGLSVAVPAMAINHSIIGVAEGIVTVILIATLLKLRPDVLQRSPILGKLSMFKIKPEVEA; encoded by the coding sequence ATGCACATCCCCGACGGATTCCTGACAATGGAAGTTGCAATAGCTGCATTCATAATAGCAATTATCTTTTGGGTAATCTCTTTTAAATACATCAAGCTCTCCGACCGACAAGTTCCCATGATGGGGTTGCTAACTGCACTTTTCTTTGCTGCTATGATGATGAACTATCCAATCATCGGCGGAACAACTGCACATCTTCTTGGCGCAGCGGCAATAGGATTAATACTTGGTCCGTTCGCAGGTTGCATCTCAATGACTGTAATTTTGGTTTTGCAGGCTTTCCTCTTTGGTGATGGTGGACTTATTGCTCTTGGCGCAAACGTTCTAAACATGGGGGTAATCGGAGTTTTTATCCCTTGCATACTGTTTTTAGCACTAAACAAAGGATTCAAAATTCAATCAAGCATCTCGCTGTTTGGAGCAATTTTTGCTTCAGCCTTCGCAGGGGATGTGCTAGCTGCCATTTCCGCAGGCACACAACTCGGCTTGTCTGTGCCAGTGTTCCAGTACGGTTTGAGTGTAGCTGTGCCAGCAATGGCAATTAACCATTCAATAATTGGTGTCGCAGAAGGTATAGTCACAGTAATCCTCATTGCTACACTGCTAAAGTTGCGTCCTGATGTTTTGCAACGTAGCCCCATCTTGGGCAAGCTCAGCATGTTTAAGATTAAACCAGAGGTAGAGGCGTAA
- a CDS encoding VOC family protein, which translates to MDHTVVHFEIPASDVEKLKDFYEKVFGWQIVLAPGPIEYWIIQTVPVDSNGMPLRPGVNGGMYRKQQQDNKPINYFSVESITDFLAKIEKMGGKVTQPKEEVPNVGWIAAAEDPEGNQFALLQPLRP; encoded by the coding sequence ATGGATCACACGGTGGTGCATTTTGAAATCCCAGCTAGTGACGTTGAAAAGTTAAAGGATTTTTACGAAAAAGTTTTCGGTTGGCAGATAGTGCTCGCTCCTGGACCAATCGAGTATTGGATTATCCAAACAGTGCCCGTTGACTCTAACGGCATGCCACTCAGACCAGGAGTTAACGGCGGCATGTACCGCAAACAACAGCAAGACAACAAACCAATCAACTATTTCTCAGTTGAATCGATTACGGATTTTTTGGCAAAAATCGAAAAAATGGGTGGAAAAGTAACTCAGCCTAAAGAAGAGGTTCCTAACGTTGGCTGGATAGCTGCGGCGGAGGACCCTGAGGGAAACCAGTTTGCGCTGCTTCAGCCGTTACGTCCCTAA
- a CDS encoding energy-coupling factor ABC transporter ATP-binding protein — MADPIVSVKDVKFNYPAGVSALKGVSLEVHQGERVAILGPNGSGKSTLILLIAGLLTPNKGEITVFGEKTTSKDFQKFRSRIGIVFQDPDDQLFTPSVIEDIEYGPKNLKLPEEDIKQRSVHVLTKMGIEHLKDRPPHRLSFGEKKKVSLATALVLKPELLILDEPTANLDLVSRRGLIDTLNELSASGTTIIVSTHDVEALPELADRIIVISHGSLLGEGEIHRVLQDAKLLEDSGLEPPTIVNLFTELKNQQLIHSVPITVAEGKDELIKALKNRKGNTTCTS, encoded by the coding sequence ATGGCAGACCCAATCGTCTCAGTGAAGGATGTTAAATTCAACTATCCAGCAGGCGTGAGCGCATTAAAAGGCGTGTCCCTTGAGGTCCATCAGGGCGAGCGCGTCGCGATTCTTGGTCCCAACGGTTCAGGAAAATCCACGCTGATACTGCTGATCGCTGGACTGTTGACTCCAAACAAGGGCGAAATAACTGTTTTTGGCGAAAAAACCACTTCCAAAGACTTCCAAAAGTTCCGTTCACGCATCGGCATAGTGTTTCAAGACCCAGATGACCAACTTTTCACTCCAAGCGTCATCGAAGATATTGAGTATGGACCAAAAAACCTCAAACTGCCAGAAGAAGACATTAAACAGAGGAGTGTACACGTGCTGACAAAGATGGGAATTGAACACCTTAAAGACCGCCCTCCGCACAGGTTAAGTTTTGGCGAAAAAAAGAAAGTTTCCTTAGCCACAGCTTTGGTGCTAAAACCTGAGCTTCTAATTCTAGACGAACCAACTGCAAATCTTGACTTAGTTTCACGCCGCGGCTTAATAGACACATTAAACGAACTTAGCGCATCAGGCACAACCATAATTGTCTCAACACATGACGTCGAAGCATTGCCTGAGTTAGCTGACCGCATAATAGTCATCAGCCACGGCTCACTACTTGGCGAAGGCGAAATCCACAGAGTTCTACAGGACGCCAAACTGCTTGAAGACTCAGGACTTGAACCGCCCACCATCGTTAACCTATTTACGGAACTGAAAAATCAACAATTGATCCATAGCGTGCCAATCACCGTGGCTGAAGGAAAAGACGAACTAATCAAGGCACTGAAAAACCGAAAAGGGAACACCACTTGCACTAGCTAA
- a CDS encoding NAD(P)-dependent glycerol-1-phosphate dehydrogenase: MTLNYHYMQLPREVIVGKGALHRIPEVVSRLGLRGKALVMSDEKCYDIAGKAVSNFLKESAFNVDFLMVKSMTVNDMLTIEGQIKRLKPQVLFGVGGGTIIDAAKVSSVSQNIPFISVPTTVSHDGIASPLASIKGSEKPYSIMAQAPMAIIADTDVIAQAPWRFVISGCGDVISKFTAVKDWQLAHSETGEYYGGYAASLALMSAKLVTENAELIVYRQQDGLRVLLEALISCGVAMSIAGSSRPCSGSEHLFSHALDLVNSHHAMHGEQCGVGAILTSFLHGSNWQRIKKTLKQIGAPTTAQELGVENADVVKALHAATKIRPERYTILHKLNLNLDACETVARATGIIS; this comes from the coding sequence TTGACTTTAAACTATCATTACATGCAGCTTCCACGCGAGGTCATCGTTGGAAAAGGTGCCCTCCACCGCATCCCTGAAGTTGTCAGCAGATTAGGACTTAGAGGGAAAGCCCTAGTTATGTCAGACGAAAAATGCTACGACATAGCTGGCAAAGCAGTTTCCAATTTTCTTAAAGAATCTGCTTTCAACGTTGATTTTCTTATGGTTAAATCAATGACAGTAAACGACATGCTAACCATTGAGGGACAAATAAAACGGTTAAAGCCACAGGTGCTTTTTGGGGTCGGCGGCGGAACAATAATCGATGCAGCTAAAGTAAGTTCAGTTAGCCAAAACATCCCCTTCATCAGCGTTCCCACAACAGTGTCCCATGATGGCATCGCAAGCCCCCTAGCATCAATAAAAGGCTCAGAAAAACCCTACTCCATAATGGCACAGGCGCCAATGGCGATAATTGCAGACACAGACGTTATCGCCCAAGCACCATGGCGCTTTGTCATCAGCGGTTGCGGAGACGTAATCTCCAAATTCACAGCCGTCAAAGACTGGCAACTCGCACACTCCGAAACAGGCGAATACTACGGAGGCTACGCCGCCAGCTTAGCCTTAATGAGCGCAAAACTAGTAACAGAAAACGCTGAATTAATCGTGTACCGCCAGCAGGATGGCTTACGGGTACTGCTTGAAGCATTAATCAGCTGTGGAGTAGCTATGAGCATCGCAGGAAGCAGTCGACCCTGTAGCGGTTCCGAACACCTCTTCAGTCACGCCTTGGACTTGGTGAATTCGCACCATGCTATGCATGGTGAACAGTGCGGTGTTGGAGCGATTTTGACTTCTTTTCTGCACGGCTCAAACTGGCAACGCATTAAGAAAACGCTCAAACAGATAGGTGCACCTACAACTGCTCAAGAATTAGGCGTCGAAAACGCAGATGTTGTTAAAGCATTGCATGCAGCCACCAAGATAAGACCTGAACGGTACACTATCCTGCATAAGCTCAATCTTAACCTTGACGCATGCGAGACAGTAGCGAGGGCAACAGGCATAATTTCTTAG
- a CDS encoding peptidylprolyl isomerase, with translation MALQKGDFILIDYIAKVKETNEVFDTTKEDIAKKEHLQKEGEIYEPKLVVVGEGWVLKALDDSLTNMEVGKPQTVEIPADKAFGPRDPEKIRRVPLKQLLAKQINPTVGARIEFQGKMATVRSTGAGRVLLDYNPPLAGRTLIYDVTPTKKLEKNEEKIAALIHRRVPQVEENKFNLTIKNQDLAIDMPEETFYIEGIQIAKRGIAMDIQKFLPDIADIKFVETFKSAPKPAPAAPATSAPETEKAAKAPAKKPAAKPKKPKATPAKE, from the coding sequence ATGGCACTACAAAAAGGAGATTTCATACTAATTGATTACATAGCTAAAGTTAAAGAAACAAACGAAGTCTTCGACACAACAAAAGAAGACATAGCTAAAAAAGAGCACCTTCAAAAAGAAGGCGAAATTTACGAGCCCAAACTTGTTGTTGTCGGCGAAGGCTGGGTTCTCAAAGCCTTAGACGACTCCTTAACAAACATGGAAGTAGGCAAACCCCAAACCGTAGAGATCCCCGCTGACAAAGCGTTTGGTCCACGCGACCCTGAAAAAATTAGACGTGTTCCCCTAAAACAGTTGCTTGCAAAACAAATTAACCCAACTGTTGGTGCACGCATCGAATTTCAAGGCAAAATGGCAACTGTCCGCTCTACTGGTGCAGGACGAGTGCTTCTGGATTACAATCCGCCGTTAGCGGGAAGAACACTAATCTACGACGTTACTCCGACCAAAAAGCTTGAGAAAAACGAAGAGAAAATCGCCGCACTAATCCACCGCAGGGTACCTCAAGTTGAAGAGAACAAGTTCAATCTTACAATAAAAAACCAAGACTTAGCCATAGACATGCCTGAAGAAACCTTCTACATCGAAGGCATCCAAATTGCCAAACGAGGCATCGCCATGGACATACAAAAGTTCCTCCCCGACATTGCAGACATAAAGTTTGTTGAAACATTCAAGTCAGCACCCAAACCAGCACCCGCCGCTCCAGCAACTTCAGCTCCAGAGACGGAGAAAGCGGCAAAGGCACCTGCGAAGAAACCAGCGGCAAAGCCGAAAAAACCAAAAGCTACCCCCGCTAAGGAATAA
- the cbiQ gene encoding cobalt ECF transporter T component CbiQ, with amino-acid sequence MKVPQSLRDLMEGAESLVYVEDLSNRKGVMQSINPLVKLVAIVFMIAASLFIFELSYLLVICLVPVLLAVASRIPLKSFFTRTALFPMFAALISLPVLFWTAGSPVWTANLGFANLVITMEGLTRFLVFTVRVWFCVASLILLVLSTGFEKTLKLLATLKVPSLAIQLFSLTYRYFFISIHEAQSVLMAKEARTYVNKKTLNLQSLKDLGSIIASLFIRTYERSERVYLAMKARGFEMGNDNKLSMPAFRVRDAFFASSIIVAFALLALL; translated from the coding sequence ATGAAAGTGCCGCAGTCTTTGAGAGATTTAATGGAAGGCGCTGAATCGTTAGTTTACGTTGAGGACTTGAGCAACAGAAAAGGCGTCATGCAGAGCATAAACCCGCTAGTTAAACTAGTTGCAATTGTCTTTATGATTGCGGCTTCGCTGTTTATTTTTGAGCTTTCGTATTTGCTTGTTATCTGTTTGGTTCCAGTGCTTTTGGCAGTTGCATCAAGAATTCCGCTAAAGAGCTTTTTCACCAGAACTGCTCTGTTTCCAATGTTTGCGGCACTAATTTCTCTACCCGTCTTATTTTGGACAGCAGGGAGTCCTGTTTGGACAGCAAATCTTGGCTTTGCAAATTTAGTGATAACTATGGAGGGATTAACTCGTTTTCTGGTTTTCACGGTAAGAGTTTGGTTCTGTGTGGCATCATTGATACTGCTGGTTTTATCGACGGGCTTTGAAAAAACGCTAAAGCTCTTAGCCACCCTAAAAGTTCCATCCCTAGCAATTCAATTGTTTAGTTTGACTTACAGGTACTTTTTTATTTCAATCCACGAAGCGCAGAGCGTGTTAATGGCAAAGGAAGCACGGACATATGTCAACAAGAAAACACTAAACCTGCAATCCCTAAAAGACTTAGGCTCAATCATCGCTTCACTTTTCATACGCACCTACGAACGCTCAGAACGGGTTTATTTAGCTATGAAAGCACGTGGGTTTGAAATGGGCAACGACAACAAACTATCAATGCCCGCGTTTAGGGTAAGAGACGCCTTTTTTGCATCATCAATAATAGTCGCGTTTGCATTACTTGCGTTGTTGTAA